The following are encoded in a window of Rosa chinensis cultivar Old Blush chromosome 4, RchiOBHm-V2, whole genome shotgun sequence genomic DNA:
- the LOC112197184 gene encoding uncharacterized protein LOC112197184 gives MASGRSRRDPAWEHGEQIPDNKNGSICKYCGVTMKSGGVPRLKYHLSGLDPGNNVQRCEAVPTEVKNFIKTLLMNKQKNKTQKAHIMEEIRAELRGDIIDSQDDSDDEVYDDDDMGPEERAAFQQAIRNSRQAQWEREHLHKVPNRGQSSGSSRGTPMQRASSSRESRPMQPLAPNLSKSFQARQKSIKNLFSKGSVKEVMGRLIAKFFIHGNIPAEKAACPHYQNMVIGIQRAGEGVQPPTPYEKRNKYLDMEFKDISEYVNTLRATWETYGCTIMCDGWSGPTRLSIINFMVYSKGTIVFLKSVDSSGEKKEHHYIYKLLKEVVREVGEHNVVQVVTDNAANYVKAGKKLMKHHNIYWTSCAAHCIDLMFEEMGKKEQIAKVIDKGKIISKYIYNHNLLLSKMRDFCKGEIIRAAPTRFATNFISLESLVKKKSGLKQLFSSDWWTNSNFSRTDHGRIVEDIIFDQVFWNQAENVCQISEPLYKVLRVVDPEVYPTMGAIYELMRVVKQELERKHGAKWVVKIINDRWCKTLWHDLHSAGYYLNPRYNYRPGVGDDCMLIEAVHKVFSKLDPNSPTIGQFGKELTYFKDAKLNFGTPTAIAARTEMSPTDWWVMYGSSAPTVRKLAIKVLSQTASASACERNWSTFALIHTKQRNKLGYGRLQKLVFCYYNMRLKIRDREAAHSQMEQKDPLDVFDIGTEFDDEEKQVIQEEVIGPDRESIEALVGRSNLLPRSSRRESHGSHIPSRTNDSSSTRSGGSSSIRGGDSGSYSGGGGDDRVGGYNGSQIGHMSPFTGEPNFTHATQDEDHGSRRAGSGIGAIGKHYTPRERGQGSMSRHEDDSLSPTFDSFGVGGSNYGPYSYGQNLAMPYLAYMTPYGMQSSDNSWTQSEGQSSNDYGYGQSRAMHDPYYNYQHQNPQPIPPDPYGWHVSQYMQNYRGEVSFNDYSSQYTQDSTYRDDEDSEDFVPHRSSTWF, from the exons ATGGCTAGTGGCAGAAGTAGACGTGATCCTGCATGGGAGCACGGAGAACAAATCCCTGATAACAAAAATGGCAGCATATGCAAATATTGTGGGGTTACGATGAAAAGTGGTGGAGTACCACGTCTTAAATACCATCTCAGTGGACTTGATCCAGGAAACAATGTGCAACGATGTGAGGCCGTTCCAACAGAAGTAAAGAATTTCATCAAAACCTTATTGatgaataaacaaaaaaataaaacacaaaaagCACATATAATGGAAGAGATTCGAGCAGAGCTTCGTGGAGACATAATTGACTCACAAGATGATAGCGACGATGAGgtgtatgatgatgatgacatgGGTCCTGAGGAACGAGCAGCCTTTCAACAAGCAATTCGTAACTCCAGACAAGCACAATGGGAAAGGGAACACCTCCACAAAGTTCCTAACAGAGGACAATCTTCTGGGTCTAGTAGAGGCACACCTATGCAACGAGCATCAAGTTCCAGAGAATCACGACCAATGCAACCGTTGGCACCAAATCTTAGCAAATCATTCCAAGCCCGCCAAAAGAGTATTAAAAATCTCTTTTCAAAAGGTTCTGTAAAGGAGGTAATGGGTCGTTTGATCGCAAAGTTTTTCATCCATGGTAATATTCCTGCAGAGAAAGCAGCATGTCCTCATTATCAAAATATGGTGATCGGAATCCAAAGAGCAGGAGAAGGAGTTCAACCCCCCACACCTTATGAGAAAAGGAACAAGTATTTGGATATGGAGTTCAAAGACATTTCTGAATATGTCAACACCTTGAGGGCAACATGGGAGACTTATGGATGCACGATCATGTGCGATGGATGGTCAGGGCCAACTAGATTGTCCATCATAAATTTCATGGTCTACTCCAAAGGTACCATTGTTTTTCTCAAGTCAGTTGATTCTTCTGGTGAGAAAAAAGAGCATCACTATATATACAAACTTTTGAAGGAAGTTGTCCGAGAGGTTGGAGAGCACAATGTGGTTCAAGTGGTGACTGACAATGCTGCTAATTATGTTAAAGCTGGTAAGAAGTTGATGAAACACCATAATATTTATTGGACTTCTTGTGCAGCTCACTGCATTGATCTCATGTTCGAAGAAATGGGGAAGAAAGAACAAATTGCAAAGGTGATTGACAAAGGTAAAATTATTTCAAAATACATTTACAATCATAATTTGTTGTTGAGCAAGATGCGGGATTTTTGTAAAGGAGAAATTATTCGTGCCGCACCAACTCGATTCGCAACCAACTTCATTTCATTGGAAAGCTTGGTCAAGAAGAAGTCAGGATTGAAGCAATTGTTTTCAAGTGATTGGTGGACCAATAGTAATTTTAGTCGCACTGATCATGGTCGCATTGTTGAAGATATTATATTTGATCAAGTATTTTGGAATCAAGCAGAAAATGTGTGTCAAATATCTGAGCCGCTTTATAAAGTATTACGCGTTGTCGACCCAGAAGTCTATCCAACCATGGGTGCTATTTATGAGCTGATGCGTGTAGTGAAGCAAGAGTTAGAAAGAAAGCATGGAGCAAAATGGGTAGTAAAAATTATCAATGATCGGTGGTGCAAAACATTATGGCATGATTTACATTCAGCAG GTTATTACTTGAATCCTCGATACAATTATAGACCAGGCGTCGGAGATGATTGTATGCTTATTGAAGCTGTGCATAAAGTTTTTTCTAAATTGGACCCTAACTCTCCAACAATAGGTCAATTCGGAAAAGAG CTTACCTATTTTAAAGATGCAAAACTAAATTTTGGCACGCCAACAGCAATTGCAGCCAGAACAGAGATGTCTCCCA CCGATTGGTGGGTAATGTATGGAAGTAGTGCACCTACTGTGAGAAAGTTAGCTATTAAAGTATTATCACAAACAGCATCGGCATCTGCCTGTGAAAGGAATTGGAGCACATTTGCACTAATTCATACTAAGCAAAGAAACAAGTTGGGATATGGTAGGCTACAGAAATTGGTATTCTGCTATTACAACATGAGGCTTAAAATTCGAGACAGAGAAGCTGCGCATTCTCAGATGGAACAAAAAGATCCATTGGATGTCTTTGATATTGGTACTGAGTTTGATGACGAAGAGA AGCAAGTAATTCAAGAAGAGGTTATAGGACCTGATAGAGAATCTATTGAAGCTTTAGTAGGCCGATCTAATCTTTTACCTCGATCCTCTCGCAGGGAGTCTCATGGCTCACATATTCCTTCAAGGACAAATGATAGCTCTAGCACAAGATCAGGAGGCTCATCAAGCATCAGAGGTGGAGATAGTGGAAGTTACAGCGGAGGTGGAGGTGATGATAGAGTTGGAGGTTATAATGGAAGTCAAATTGGTCACATGAGCCCATTTACTGGTGAGCCAAACTTCACACATGCAACACAAGATGAAGATCATGGGAGTAGGAGAGCAGGATCGGGTATTGGTGCTATAGGAAAACACTATACACCAAGGGAAAGAGGTCAAGGAAGCATGTCAAGGCATGAAGATGATTCTTTATCTCCCACTTTTGATTCATTTGGTGTGGGAGGAAGCAATTATGGACCTTACTCTTATGGGCAAAACTTGGCAATGCCTTACCTAGCATACATGACACCTTATGGGATGCAATCAAGTGACAACTCATGGACACAATCTGAAGGACAATCTTCAAATGATTATGGTTATGGCCAAAGTCGAGCAATGCATGATCCCTACTATAACTACCAGCACCAAAACCCACAGCCAATCCCCCCGGACCCATATGGTTGGCATGTAAGTCAATACATGCAAAACTACAGAGGGGAGGTATCATTTAATGACTATTCTTCACAATACACTCAAGACTCTACATatagagatgatgaagatagtGAAGATTTTGTACCTCATAGGTCTTCTACGTGGTTCTAA